A window of Maioricimonas rarisocia genomic DNA:
TTGAGGAACAGGCCCATGTTGAGAACGCCGGCAAGGACGAGGATGATGCCGCCGAGGATGCGGATCTTCCTGTTGAAGCGTTTCTCGTAGAACTCGGGGATGGTGAGGACTTCCATTCGCCGCAGCGGGCCGACGATGAAGCCGGTCAGTCCGACGAACAGCGTGGCGACGCCGGCGATGACCGCCATGTGAAAGGCCGCGAAGCCTCCGGTGAACCCTTTCTGTGCGGAGTACATCACCGTCACCAGGCCGAGTTCGGTGCCGGTCATGGTGGCGACGCCGAGCCAGGGCCCGACCTTACGCCCCGCACCGATGTAGTTCTCCATCGAGCCGGCAAAGCGGTTGACCATCACGCCGATGACGAGCGAGACGCTCAGGTAGACGACGACGATGACGGTGTCGAGGGTCGTGAAGTTGGTTTGACTGAGGGCTGCTGCGGCCGCTTCATTCATGGGAGGGGCATCTCGTGGTGGGCTGTGCTGTGACAGTCGAAGTGCGGGGAAGAATCAGAACGAGCGTTGCCAGCCGGAGAACGCTTCGGTCAGGCCACGCACGCGATCGGTGTGGGATTCGGCGAGGTCGTGTGCTTCGGCCGGGTCGCTGGCGAGGTTGTAAAGCTGCCAGGGCTGGTCCGGCCGTTCGCGGACGATCTTCCAGTTTCCCTGACGGAGTGCCGCGTGCCGACGGTACTGGAAGACGAGCGATTCGTGCGGCGACGGGGCGCCCTCGGTAAGGACCGGCAGCGGGTTGCGGCCGTCGAATGTGCGGTCATCCGGAAGAGGCGCGCCGGCCAGCTCGGCTGAGGCGATCAGCAGGTCGGGGGACCAGAGCGGCTGGTCAACGACGGTGCCGGGGGGGATGTGTCCGGGCCAGCGGGCCATGGCGACAACGCGGAGGCCTCCTTCCCAGCAGGTGACGCCGCCGTGGCGGAGCGGCTCGTTGGAGCCGACGTCGAGACCTTCGCGACCCAGGCGAAACGCGCCGTTGTCGGACATGAAGAAGACGAAGGTGTTCTCGGCGACTTCTGCATCGTCCAGCACATCGAGGACGCGGCCGATCGCCTCGTCGAGTGCCGTCACCACGGCCATGTATCGACGGTAGGGATCGGTCTCATCCGGTCCGAACTCGTACGCGTCGAAGGCCCGGTCGGGAGCCTGCCAGATGTTCGGTTCTCCCGGCGGCTTGTTGCCGGCGACGGGAAAGTGGGGGGCGTTGAACGGCAGGTAACAGAACCATGGGCGATCGGCAGCGGTGTGACGCTGGATGAAGTCGATCGCGGCATCGGCGAAGAGGTCGGTTGTGTACTTCCCTTCGCGGTGGAGCTTCTCGGTGCCGCGGTAGAGGTCGTGCTTCTCGCGGTAATTGTGGCGGTAGTAGTCGCAGTTGCCGGACGCATGTCCGAGGAACTCGTCGAAGCCGCGCTCGGTCGGGCGGGAGCCGGGAGCGAACCCGATGTTCCACTTGCCGAAGCAGCCGGCCACATACGGCGTGGGGGCACGACTGAGAATCTGCGGGATGAGGATTTCATCGTGGTCGAGACCGATGCCGTAATTGCCTGCGACGCCGGCAAGCTGATCGATCAGGCCGTGCCGCTGGGGAATGCGACCGGTCAGCAGCGAAGCTCTGGAGACGGTGCAGGTGGGAGAAGCGGTGTAGAAGGCGGTCAGCCGGGTCCCCTGCTCTGCCAACTGATCGAGCCGCGGCGTGAGGATTGGAGAGTCGGGGTTGTAGCTGACCAGGTCGCCGTAGCCGAGGTTGTCGGCGGTGATGATGAGGATGTTGGGAGGGGGATCGGCCGCTGGTTCAGCGCGGCTGATGCAGGCTGTCAGCAGCAGGATCAGGAGCGGGGCGATGACCGGGAACGGACTGTGGCAGGTCGCCGGTCCGCTTGCGAAGAAAAATGGTAGTCGGCCACTCATCATGAAGGCCTCCTCGTCGGGCAGCCGGCCGGCATGACCGGAGCGCAGGACGGGCCGGGCGGCGGCGGTGCGAAATCTGAACCGACAGTGTGGCGGGCGTCTCGCGGAGGGTCAAACGAGTGCCAGCCGGTCGATCAGGTGCGAAGCGGCAGATCCTGCCGGTGAAAGTGTTAAGTTTTCGTTCAGAAGTTGATTGTGAGTGTTGAGTCGACTTTGCGGCGTCGATGAAAGAGACGGGTGATTCCGATTGGGAGGCGCGGGGAGGCTGTGCGGGTCCATGCTTCAGCAACAGTGCCGAGGGGAACGAACGAACCAGATCGCGGAATCGAGACGTAACCGGGACGAAGATGACACGCACTCGAGCCATTGCCACGGCAATTCTGACAGTTCTGATCGGCGCCGGTACGGGATCGGCCCTGTTCGCGGAGGATGCGCCACTGGCATCCGGAGGCGACTCTGCGGTATGGGCCGCTGATGCCACCGGTCCCTTTGCGGACGACGCCTCTCACAGCGCCGAGGGTGCAGAGCCGGCCGGGTACTACGACATGCCCGAGCCGCCGGCTGAAGATCCGCTGGCCGAGCTGCAGCAGAAGTTCGACGCTCTGGCCTCCGAGTGGGAAGACCACAAGGAGGAGCTGGACAAGAAGGCGGCGGATGCGAAGAAGAAACCGACCTTCCACATCGGCGGTCGAATTCACCTGGACTACTGGAGCTTCCCGCACGCGAGCCCGGGGATCGGATTTTTCGAGCATTCGGACCCGGGAGACGCGGATTTCGGAGCTGATCCGGAGGATGCATTTCGCTTTCGCCGGATCCGGCTGGAGATGCGGGGAGACATTCTCGAGACGATGAATTACCGGCTGCAGATCGACTTCGCCGCTCCGGGCGTCGGAGAAATGAAGGACGTCTGGGTCGGGTTCAAGGAACTGCCGGGCAATCAGGATCTGCGGATCGGAAACCAGAAGCGCCCGCTCGGCCTGGACCATCTGAACAGCAGCCGTTTCAACGTCTTCCTCGAGCGTCCGTTCGTGATCGAGACGTTCAACTCCGATGCCCGCCGGTTGGGCATCACGATGTACGGCAACAATTCCGACGACAGCCTGGGCTGGGCGTACGGTGTCTACAATCTGGAAAACATCAAGAGCGACGGCGAGTACCGGGGCGACAGCCTGCAGCTGAGTGGTAATGCCCGGCTGTTCGGCAGTCCGTGGTACGATCAGACGTCAGGCGGACGAGGCTACTGGCACTGGGGCATTGCAGGAATGGTGGCCCGTCCGGATGGTGACAGCGGACCGGTCGACGAGAACTCGAACGAAGCCCGATTCAACACACGTCCCGAAGCCCGGTCAGAAAGTTCGTGGCTCGATACCGGCCGCATCGCGGGTGCCGAGTGGTACGAGATTCTCGGCTTCGAGTCGATCGTCAATGTTGGACCTGTGCAGGTGACCGGCGAGTACCAGTTGAACTGGGTGCAGCGGGACAATACCGGGCCGGACCTGTTCTATCATGGTGCCTACATCTACGTCGGCTACTTTCTGACCGGCGAGCACATTCCCTACAACCGCGGCAGCGGAACGATCGGCCGGGTCAAGCCGTTCGAGAACTTCTTCCTGGTCGACCGGTGCTTTGGCGGTCACGGTACGGGCTGGGGAGCGTGGCAGGTCGCGGCCCGCTACTCGTACCTGGACGTCTCGGATGCCGACGTACTTGGCGGAGTGGGGCATTCGATTACCGGGGCGCTGAACTGGCACTGGACGGCGTACTCGAAGCTGCAGATGAATGCGATCTACGGCGAGATCGACGAGCACGCGGCCGTCGGCGGATTCACCGAGGGGGATTACTTCATCTTCGGTGCCCGCGTTGCGATCGACTTCTGAAGCGGTATTGCGTCGAGGGGGTTACTCGGGGGCGGCAGCATCGGACGAGATTGGTCTGAGCATGCCGATCCGCCACGAGTAAGCCCCGTAGCCGCGTTTGCTCTTGTCGCGTTCCAGCATTCCCTGAAACACGAACTGCAGGTTGTCGGGATCGACAACGAGTCTCTCGTCGCTGCCGGCACGTATCAGTTCTCCATGGCTGACGTTGTCGGTCCAGCGGTCGACACCGGCAGCCGGCCGGATGTTGTGCCAGCTGGCGAAGGGGCGTTTGGCCGAGTCGGCGATCGGGGTCCATGGACCGTCCAGTCGGTCGGCGACGTAAGCCTTGAAGTAGCGGCGACCGTTCTGTTCGATGATCGTCAGGTAACGGTCCTGTCCCTCGAGGCGGTACGTGTGGCTGGCCTCGAAGATTCGGTCTTTCAGGGCCACCTGGCAGTGGTCGAATCCGTTGGGGAATTCGGAGATCGGCGTCCACATTCGCCACATGCGGCCGTCGAGGCTGGTGAAGAACAGGTACGCCCGCTCGTCGTCGCAGATGATCCAGTAATCGAGGCCGCCGACTTCGCGCGGATCATCGGGACCTCCGTCAAGAATCGGGCGGGCCTGCGTCCAGGACTGCGGGTCGGTGATGTCGTCGGTGGTCGAGCAGGCGACCCACATCTTCTTCTGGCCGGGAACGCCCATCTGGTAGATCAGGTACCACTTGCGGTGAGGAGTGAAGTAGAAGACCTGCGGCGCGCAGTAGTAGTCGCTGTCGCTGATGGAGAGGATTGTTCTGTCGGAGCGATTGGCGTCTTCCCATCGAGCGAACGAGCAGTGCTCGATGGCGGAACGTCCCTGCAGCTTCACGGTCATGAAGACATGCCACAGCCCGTCGTGGAAGACAACGGTGGGGTCCTTCTGGGCGTGGCTTCGTTCTGAGTCGCGGTCTTCCGGTTCGATGAGCGGAGCCGTGTACTCCCACTGCGCCGGGACCAGATCGTCGGCCGCCATCGCGGTGTCGACTGCCGCACCGGACTGCAGGAGACAGGTCAGGATTGCGAGGCCGACAGCGGACGGGTTGAACCGGGGCATGATGTGGTCTCCAGGGAAATCGTAATGGCCGGAATGGCCGCACCCGCATCGAATGTAAACGAGGTCGCAGTGGATCGAAAAGCGTCGTCGGGGCGGAGACTGTCACGTCCACGACGGGAATTCCGGGAAAGGCTCGTGGGGAACTACACGGTGAGAGCGCATCTGTCCTAGAATGCGGCGGGCCATTGGTTGTGCCGCTGCGCACGTCCGCTATCGGTCCGCAGAGATGTTGGCGATGGCGGGATGGAGACTGCGGTTTCAAAGAAACGAGTTCCGATCGCCAGTCCGGCAACGGCCGGTTCCGGCCAGAAGGTTGACCATGTCCGACGAACCCCTGATCGCCGTTTTCATTGATTTCGAGAACCTCGCGATCGGTGTCCGACAGATGAAAGCGGGCAAGTTCCAGATTCCGCTCGTGCTCAAACGGCTGCTCGAGAAGGGGCGCATCGTCTACAAACGCGCCTACTGCGACTGGAGCAACTACCGGGACGCGGTTGTAGAATTCCACGGCCAGGGGGTGGAACTGATCGACATCCCGCAGAGCAAGGCCAGCGGTAAGAACAGTGCCGACATCCGCATGGTCGTCGACGCCATCGATCTGTGCTACTCGAAGGAGCACATCGACATCTTCGCGTTGATCTCCGGCGACAGTGACTTCTCGCCGCTGGTGTCGAAGCTGAAAGAGAACAACAAGCGGGTGATTGGCTGTGGCGTGAAGATCTCGACGTCGGATCTGCTCATCGCGAACTGCGACGAATTCATCTATTACGATGACCTGATCCGGTCGGCGAAGAAATCACCACCGCGGGAGAAATCGGCCGAATCGGACGATACCGGGCAGGAGTCGACCGATCGCGTTCTCGAAGTGCTTGATTCGGTCGAGCAGGATTACGATCCGTTGTGGGGATCGACGCTCAAGCAGGCGATCCGCCGGGTGTATCCGGGGTTCAGCGAATCGTACTACGGGTTCGGAAGCTTTTCGGAACTGCTCGAAGACCTGGCCGACCAGGGGCTGATCGACCTGGATTACGACGAAAGCCGCGGGAATTACAAGGTTCGTCGTCTGAAGTCGACGACGAAGCCGCGTCGCAAACGCTAGGTGCAGCGGCGACCGCTTCGAAGGAGCGAGGCGTCTTGCCGCCTTCCGGGACCGTGCCACGGTTTCGACGTGAGGCCGCCGCTGTGTCAGATGAGGTACGCGGTGGGAAGAGATTCGCGGTCCCGGCTCACCTGTCGTTTGACATCGTGCCGAACCGCAGCGTTCTCTGCAGCAGCGGCTACTCGCCCGTAAATTCGCTGGCGAGTTGCTGGAAGGCATTCCGTTCGAGCGGATGCAGTGCTGCGGGCTGCAGTCCCAGGCGAATCCCGGTCTGCAATGCATGGCGGGCCGAGGTCCGGCTCGCGGGGAGCACGGCCTGCGCGAGGTGAAAGTAGTAGACCGGTGAAGGCTGTTCGGCGATGGCCCGCTCGAGCAACCGGGATGCTTCTTCGAACTGCTCCATCTCAATCAGCACCATGGCCTCGGTGTCGAGCAGTGCCGGGTGCGAACCCTGAATCTCGATCGCGGTTCGGACGGCAGGAAGCGCCTCGTCGGCATCTCTTTCGTGCAGCAGCAGCAGGACCGCCAGTTCGTTGTAGGCGGCGGCCGTCTGCGGTTCGAGTTCGATGGTCCGGCGGTAGTGCTCTATGGCCAGATCGTATTCGCGGATCAGCTGAGCGAAGCTGGCGAAGTGGAGGTGCAGAATGGCCGCATCCGGTTGCCGCTCCAGTTCCTCGGCGAACCACTTCTGGATCTTCGCGGCAGTGGATGACTCCACGCCGTGCATCAGGATGATCTCGACGTAGGCGGCGGCAAGTTCTTCAGGCGGACTGGATTCGGCGGCCTGCTGGCAGACGGCGAGTGCCTCGGCCGGCCGCCATCGGAAACTGAGATACCGCGCCAGATCGAGCAGATGTTCCGGAGCGGCGCTGGCGACATCGCGATACAACTGCTCGGCTTCGAGGGCCAGCCGGTCGGCCGTGATCGAGCGGCCGTTGTTTTCGAGGTTCTGGATCAGCCGCGTCAGTGCGTCGGCGGTTCGAAGCGACGTTTCAATCTGTTCGGATGGGGGAGTATCCCCGAGGATCCGGCTGATCTGCTGAACGGCGAGATCGTCCTGTCCCAGGAACGCAAATTGCCGGATCTGCAGCTCCCGCGTGCGGAACGACTTCGGCTCGAGGGACGTCAAAGTGTCCATCCAGCTTTGAATGTCGCCCGAGGTGGGGACGTTGTCGAAGGCCAGGTCGAGGCAACCGGCGAGCAGGTCTGTCGAAGTGCGGCGACCGGCGATGGTCACGCGCATCAGCTCTTCGCCCCGTTGGGAATCGCCGATGGCAAAGTAGGACCGGGCCAGCCGGACGGTGTCCTCGTCGGTCAGAGACTGTTCGCGTTCGAGTTCCGTGAGGATCTTGACGATCTCTTCGTGATTACTGCGCGACGGGCGCAATGCCAGCAGTCGCGTCTTGACCCGCAGATCGTCGGCCGAGCGGGCGACTTCGAGATTCCGGTCGATCATCTCGACGGCTGTTTCATGGGCGGTCGGGGTTCCCTGTGCGGCGAGCAGCACGGCCATCGCCCGTCGCGCGGCGATAACCACCGTGGGCGGCTCCCCGAGATCGATGACGCGCTGAAGCAGCTTGCGGGCTTCTTCAACCTCGTCCTGACGCAGGAGAAAGCTTGCGACGAGCCAGCAGTTCGCAGCGTCGTCGGGCTTCAGTTCGAGCATCTCGAGGTACTGTGTGCGGGCCGCTTCGATCTGGCCAGCCATCTCGAAACATTGAGCCGTCGCGACTGCCGCATCGAGCGGGGGGAGGTGCTCGGGGATCTGATCCGTCAGCTGTGCCGCTTCGTCGGAGCGTCCGGTGCCCGAGAGGAAGCTGGCAAGTCCCAGCCAGGGCTGGACCTGGTCCCGTGCCAGTTCCAGAGCGCGTCGGAATGAGGACTCGGCTTCATCCAGTTCGGCTGCGGCCCAGTAAACCTGACCCAGCCAGAGATGGTCGGCGTAATTGGTGGATCCTTCGGGGACCGCCTTGCGGGCCAGTTCGATGGCCCGGACGGTGCGTGCCGAATGGAGCGACACGATGGCGGCCACACGACCGAAGTCGCTGTCCTGAAGAAGCGGACGCTCGAGCATCCGTTCGACAACGACCTCGGCGTCGACGACGCGTCCCCGGGCGTACAGCAGGTCCACCAGTCGACGGACGACACGAGGATCGGTTTCCCCCATGTCAATCGCGGCGCGGTAATGCTCGATGGCGGCATCGGGGCGTCCCAGGTGCTCGTCCACTTCGGCCAGGAGTGTTCGAATCCGTGCCGAGCCGGGCAGGAGTTCCGCCGCGTCGAGCAACAGCTCGCGGGCCAGTGAGAGGCGCTCCGTCTCCCCGTAGCGCGCCTGCAGCATGTACAGTCGGGCGGTGCAGAGCTTCGTCTGGATGCCGTCGGGCCCCTCGATGCGACGGATCTCTTCGAGGCAGTCGCGGGCATCGGCATTGCGGCCGCGGAGCATCGCGAGGTCGAAGAGGGCTTCCCACGTCTGCAGGGCATCCGGTCTGGTCTCCGCGGCCTGCCGGAGCAGGCGATGTGCTTCGTCGAGGTCGCCGCGCGCCCGCCAGGCGGAAGCAAGCTGGACGAGCAGCTCGTGACGGACTTCGAGATCGACCGTCTTCGGAACCTCTGCAGCGATTTGCTTGAGCGGATCCCCATCCTCTGGCGGGGGACGCCGGCTCCAGTAGCGGATCCGGGCGCGGGTCAGGTCGGGGGAATCCCCCAGCCGCTGGCGTGCGGTTTCGAGAACGGCGAGCGCTTCGTCCTGATTTCCGGCTGCCTGCTCGAGCTGACTGAGGCCGATCCAGAGGCGAACGTCCTCCCCACCGCGGGCGATCTCTTCTTCGATCAGTTTGCGGGCCGACTCGTGTTGATCGCGGGCTGCCAGAACGCTGGCCCGCAGCAGAAGAACACCCGCCGGGTCGGTTTTCGCGGCATCGACGGCGTTGAGAAGCGTTTCGATCTCATCCCACTTCCGCAATACCGAAGTGAGCTGCAGGTTCCTGACGAACAGCAGCCGGGCCAGCTGAAGCTTGATGTCCGGGTGCGCGGAGGCGCGGCGGAGCTCGGTAATGGCGTCTTCGAGGCGTCCCTGGGCCCGCAGCGCATCGGCCAGTCCGAGCACATGCTCGACCGTCCCGGAAAAGTGGTCGATTGACTTCCGGTAGCTCTGCTCCTGCTGCAGAACCTGACCCAGTTCGGCGTAGCATCGCGCCCGGGCCAGTTCGATCTGCGAGCGAACCATCGGTTGCTCGATCGACGCGATACGAATGGAATCGAGAAGGGTGCGGGCCCGGAGCCACTCCCGGGCATTCATCGCCATCCGGGCTTGCAGGAATGTCTGAAGTCCCGAGGATGCGTTCATCTCCTCGAGCTGCTTGAGCAGTTGGCGGGCCGTGTCCAGATTGTCTTCGAGGATATGGATGTCGGCGAGCATCCAGATCAGGTGTGCTTTTTCCGGGTGATGTTCCCGTGCGTGTTCGAGCCGAGCACGTGCCACATCGAGCCGCCCCGCCATGAACTCGGCCCGGGCGGCCGCTTCGAGAAGTTCGACGTCGTCGGGAGTCTCCTTGAGGGCCGCGTCGATCCTCTGACGCAGCTGATCGAAATCGAGTGAGCCGGCGGCTTCGTTGGTAGTGCCGGTCCGGGCCGCGACGACATCCGCAGCCAGCACGAGCACATCCCGCGAGGTGGGAGCGAGCTGCCAGGCGCGCTGAATATCCGAAAGGGCCGCGTCGGTCTCCCCGTTGCCCAGGCGGAACCGCGCCCGCACGAGCAGGGCGTCGGGAGATCGCCGGTTAGAGCTGACGAGCTCGTTCAGCAGACTGTCGGCAGCGGCTCTGTTGTCGAGGTGATCGTGCAGGATGCGGGCGAGGCGACTGTATACGTTGAACCGCCGTGGATCGAGTTCGATGACCCGGCGAAGCGCACTGGACGCTTCGAGCATCCGGCCGTCGGCCTCGAAACAGCGCGCGAGGAGCAGCTGGCGGTCCGCATTATGGGGGTTGCGCGCATTGAGCTGCTTGAGGTGAAAGATCGCATCTCTGAGGCGGCCCATGCGAATCGACAGGTCGACGACTTTCGACCGCAGGTCATCCAGTTCGGGGGATTCGCGAAGCGTCTCTTCAGCGTCGAGAAAGGCCCGAAAGAGCAGTCCGGAGGAGTTCGAATCCAGTGCGGCTTCGGCTTGGGCGTTGACGAGCTCGAACTGAGCCTCTGTCTCGTGCGGGGCCAACTCGACGTATCGCCGCAGATATCCCACTCCTGTCCGCAGTTCTCCCTTCTCCCACGCGTCTTCATAGAGTTCGTAGTAGCGGTGGGCCATCCGCCGCATCTGGACCTGATGCAGCGTTCGGACGCCAACGACTGCGGCAACCGCCAGCACGACCGAGATAATCAGCAGCCGAAGGTTGATATTGGACGGACGATCATCATCAATCCGCTCGGAACCGGGTTCGTCCGAGTCGGAGAGAGGAATTGCCGTCTGGCGGGTTGGCTGGCGGCCCGTGAGGAGCTGGTCCGTCGAGTCGCGCGGACCGAGCCGTTCTGGTGTGCTCATAGGTGGCATGATAAGCGCGCTGGGCGGCGAAATGGAAATTCACACCGCAGTTCTCAATCGTCGCACCACCGGCGACGACGTGGACCAGGCGCTTCGTGCGCTGAAGAGGAGACCGGACTCCGTCAGATCAGTCCTGCGGATTGGTCCCGCGACGACGTTTCCGCCACCGGCCACCTGCGACGGTTGCCAGGCCCATCCCCAGCAGCGCCAGAGAGGAGGGTTCCGGAACCACCGTCGTGTCGTCGATGATTGGTCCGCCGGCAGAACGCACGTTCAACTCCGAGCCGAATAGAAAACTACCGCTCGTAACGTCGGTCAGCGGGTTGAACGTCCCTTCGGTCACGGTGAATGTCAGGACCAGGGAGGACTCGATGACGGGAGACTGAGTCACCCAGTAATCATCACCCGGAGCGAGGACGGGGACCAGTCCGTAGTCGACGCCTCCGGGGCTGCCGCCATCTCCGATCAGGTTGTGCGATCCGAATGTTCCATCCGGAAGTCCCGATCCGCCGCCCCCGGCCGTACCGGCACCGACGAGGTCGGGGTCGAATCCCCAGTAGGGACTGACGTCGGTGAACTGCGGGGAGTAAGGAACAGCTGACTTGGAAGGCTTGTCCAGTTTCACCAACTGCGAGCCGGTTGCGACGACGGCCGATTCTGCTTCGATCTTGGCAGAGCTGTCCGCCTGCCAGACGAAACCGGTCATCACCGCGACGTTGTCGAACTTGCCTGCGACATCCGCCGAGATGTAAGTCAGCGTGAGGGTGAACTGGCCTCCCGAGACTTCTGAAAACTCGGCCGAGACGGTTGCACCGTCAACGTTACTGCCGGGCGGATCGACCGTGGTCGAGAACAGGAGTGTTCCTGCATCCGCCTGGACCGATACGAGCAACAAGCTCAGGAATGCGATCAACTTCTTCGTCAGGTTGCGAACCTTCACCGGTTTCCCTCTCAGAGGTAACTATGGAACGATGCAGCAGCTGCAACGCCGCGACCCACTTTGCAATCGTTCCTGGCCCGTGGCAGATTTCCCTTGAATACGTAGATTAGCAGAAGTCACCCCACGACACTCAAGCAGGAAATGCCGGAGATTCCGGTTTTCCCCGATTCTTTGCCAAGGTCGTTGACGAGATGATCGGCGCCACACACACGAAACTGTCCGAGGAGTTTCGCTTGCACCCCCATGGGGGGCTCCCCGGTGCCCCCCTCTGCGGAGGGCACTGCTGCAGAATGCATGGTGTGACCGGCTGTCAACTGATGCGTGCTCGATCGATCTCGGGACCACCCACGAGCTTCACTGCCTTGGGTCGCAGCGTCGAGGTGGCCCGACTCTGCCGTGACGTTTCTGCAACCCGACCTGAGAGCGAGGGTTGCAGCGATGTGTTGCGTTGTGATGCACGTAAGTCTCTGTGGTGCTTCAGTTTGCCGATTTGACCGCTGCTGTCGACTGGGCATGCGGGGAAGCCATGGGGGAGTTGCCGGGTGGATCTGTCATGATTTTCACCAAATCCGGAAAATCGGAAAAGCCCCTACTTGTCTCCCCGCAACTCTCGAATAGTTTGGCGGTCGACAGTCGGCCCCGCAGGCATTGAACGGCGCATGATGTGAACCGGCAAATCGCCAGCGAGTCCCCCGATTTCCAGAACTGGAAGTCCCCGAAGGACCCGTTGAATCATGCGCAAGCTCAGTACGTTTTTTGTGTGCGCCGCCGGCGCCGTTCTCATTTCCACAACTGTGACGCACGCGGACTCGATCCTCTTCTCCCGAGCGCTGCGGACACCGCCGCCGCGAAGTCAGGCGTCCGACGTTTCGGCTCGTTTTGCTGATGTCGGGCATGGTGGATTCGGGCTTGGCTTGAGCGGCCTGACGGTGAAGGCCGCTGCTGTGGCAGGCAACGACGCCATGCTGACAGGGCTCTCCTGGGGGCCGACGACGTCGGCCTCGGTCCGCGCGATTTCTGCAGCGCTGGCGGCCGGTTCCCGGCTTGGTGCGGGTGGTGGCGGTGGCGCCGGTGGAGGTGGTGGCGCCGGTGGAGGCGGTGGAATCGGGGGCGGCGGGAAGGCGTCGCCGGGCGGAGTCGGTTTCGCGACCCCTGCCCAGACCTGGCGGGAGTTCGTCGCAGGACAGCTGAACAATCCCGCGGTCGGTTCGCAGACGCGGCCCCCGAGCTTCATCGGCTCGGACGGTGGTCCGTTCGCTT
This region includes:
- a CDS encoding PEP-CTERM sorting domain-containing protein translates to MKVRNLTKKLIAFLSLLLVSVQADAGTLLFSTTVDPPGSNVDGATVSAEFSEVSGGQFTLTLTYISADVAGKFDNVAVMTGFVWQADSSAKIEAESAVVATGSQLVKLDKPSKSAVPYSPQFTDVSPYWGFDPDLVGAGTAGGGGSGLPDGTFGSHNLIGDGGSPGGVDYGLVPVLAPGDDYWVTQSPVIESSLVLTFTVTEGTFNPLTDVTSGSFLFGSELNVRSAGGPIIDDTTVVPEPSSLALLGMGLATVAGGRWRKRRRGTNPQD
- a CDS encoding PEP-CTERM sorting domain-containing protein, which translates into the protein MSGLTVKAAAVAGNDAMLTGLSWGPTTSASVRAISAALAAGSRLGAGGGGGAGGGGGAGGGGGIGGGGKASPGGVGFATPAQTWREFVAGQLNNPAVGSQTRPPSFIGSDGGPFASLPPGLFDPGRPWHRVPDRIRDRLETLLGGLRRPDRPTRPGAGEPSLPLPGRPGGPDTTSEPLGDIVPSPEPSSLALMGIGLASVAGVTWRRRRRQTVTE